A region from the Citrobacter koseri ATCC BAA-895 genome encodes:
- the fliK gene encoding flagellar hook length control protein FliK, which yields MITLPQLITTDTDVTTGLQAGKTADSAQDFLALLAGALGAGDAQGKDAPLSLADLQAAGGKLQKGLLQKNGDTPQTTALADLLARQDLLTDDATADLTEAQQLLSTLTPSLKSNALNALSKTARQDDNAPALSDEDLANLSALFAMLPGQPALTPTTRTASAEGALSAPASLRGDTRAATQDAVAGLTTGELKKGKVDAAPDVTANSASNQLVTPLVAAATAKADMESTPSPVTTIGAMTTPGGMTTQTQPAPVAAAPVLSAPLGSHEWQQSLSQHVTLFTRQGQQSAELRLHPEELGQIQISLKMDDNQAQLQMVSAHSHVRAALEAALPVLRTQLAENGIQLGQSSISSESFAGQQQSSSQQQHASRTQGQEAFAAEDDIALTTPGSLQAAARGDGAVDIFA from the coding sequence ATGATCACCTTGCCCCAACTGATCACGACCGACACAGACGTAACGACAGGCCTTCAGGCCGGTAAAACAGCCGATTCAGCCCAGGATTTTCTGGCGCTGTTAGCCGGTGCTTTGGGCGCAGGCGACGCGCAGGGTAAAGATGCCCCGCTTTCGCTTGCCGATCTCCAGGCGGCAGGCGGCAAACTGCAAAAAGGATTGCTGCAAAAAAATGGCGATACGCCGCAGACGACAGCGCTGGCCGATCTTCTGGCGCGCCAGGATCTGCTGACGGATGACGCCACAGCAGACCTGACCGAGGCACAGCAGTTGCTATCCACGCTGACGCCTTCGCTGAAAAGCAACGCCCTGAACGCGTTAAGTAAGACTGCCCGGCAGGACGACAACGCACCGGCGCTGAGCGATGAAGACCTCGCGAATCTGAGCGCGCTCTTCGCCATGTTACCGGGCCAGCCAGCGCTGACGCCAACCACGCGAACCGCGTCGGCTGAAGGCGCGCTCTCCGCCCCGGCATCGCTGCGTGGCGATACGCGCGCCGCTACGCAAGATGCGGTTGCCGGGCTGACGACTGGCGAGCTGAAAAAAGGGAAAGTCGATGCCGCGCCTGACGTCACCGCAAACTCAGCAAGCAACCAGCTGGTAACGCCGCTGGTCGCCGCCGCTACCGCTAAAGCCGACATGGAAAGCACGCCTTCTCCGGTCACGACCATTGGCGCCATGACCACGCCTGGCGGTATGACGACGCAGACGCAACCCGCGCCTGTCGCAGCCGCCCCGGTGCTCAGCGCGCCGCTGGGCAGCCATGAGTGGCAGCAGTCATTAAGCCAGCATGTGACGCTGTTTACCCGCCAGGGGCAGCAGAGCGCGGAACTGCGTCTGCACCCGGAGGAACTGGGGCAGATTCAAATCTCCCTCAAAATGGATGATAACCAGGCGCAACTGCAAATGGTGTCAGCGCATAGCCACGTTCGCGCCGCGCTGGAAGCCGCGTTACCCGTACTGCGTACCCAACTGGCGGAAAACGGCATCCAGCTGGGACAAAGCAGTATCAGCAGTGAAAGTTTCGCCGGACAGCAGCAGTCGTCATCCCAGCAGCAGCACGCTTCCCGCACACAGGGACAAGAGGCTTTTGCCGCCGAAGATGACATCGCACTGACGACGCCGGGCTCGCTCCAGGCTGCCGCTCGCGGCGATGGCGCGGTGGATATCTTCGCCTAA
- the fliF gene encoding flagellar basal-body MS-ring/collar protein FliF, translating into MSATASTATQPKPLEWLNRLRANPRIPLIVAGSAAVAIIVAMVLWAKAPDYRTLFSNLSDQDGGAIVTQLTQMNIPYRFTEGSGAIEVPADKVHELRLRLAQQGLPKGGAVGFELLDQEKFGISQFSEQVNYQRALEGELARTIETLGPVKRARVHLAMPKPSLFVREQKSPSASVTVNLEPGRALDEGQISAVVHLVSSAVAGLPPGNVTLVDQGGHLLTQSNTSSRDLNDAQLKYASDVEGRIQRRIESILSPIVGNGNVHAQVTAQLDFANKEQTEEQYRPNGDASQAVLRSRQLNESEQIGSGYPGGVPGALSNQPAPANAAPISTPPANQQNAQNTQTTNNTNSNVPRNTQRNETSNYEVDRTIRHTKLNVGDVQRLSVAVVVNYRALPDGKPLPLTTEQMKQIEDLTREAMGFSDKRGDTLNVVNSPFTATDDLGGELPFWKQQAFIEQLISAGRWLLVLLVAWILWRKAVRPQLARRAEETKAAQEQAQVRQETEEAVEVRLSKDEQTQQRRANQRLGAEVMSQRIREMSDNDPRVVALVIRQWMNNDHEQ; encoded by the coding sequence ATGAGTGCGACTGCATCGACTGCAACCCAACCTAAACCTCTCGAGTGGCTTAATCGCCTGCGCGCGAATCCCAGAATTCCTCTGATTGTGGCGGGATCAGCCGCTGTTGCCATCATCGTTGCTATGGTTTTGTGGGCGAAAGCGCCAGATTATCGCACGCTGTTCAGCAACCTTTCCGATCAGGATGGCGGGGCCATTGTCACGCAGCTGACCCAGATGAACATCCCTTACCGCTTCACCGAAGGAAGCGGTGCGATTGAAGTGCCTGCCGATAAAGTGCATGAGCTTCGCCTGCGCCTGGCGCAACAGGGATTGCCAAAAGGCGGCGCTGTCGGCTTCGAGCTGTTAGACCAGGAAAAATTCGGCATCAGCCAGTTCAGCGAGCAGGTCAATTACCAGCGCGCTCTGGAAGGCGAGCTGGCCCGCACTATCGAAACCCTGGGGCCGGTAAAACGCGCCCGTGTCCACCTTGCGATGCCGAAACCTTCTCTGTTCGTGCGCGAGCAGAAATCCCCTTCCGCTTCCGTGACGGTCAATCTTGAACCAGGCCGCGCGCTGGATGAAGGGCAGATCAGCGCGGTGGTGCATCTGGTATCCAGCGCCGTTGCGGGTCTGCCGCCAGGTAACGTCACGCTGGTCGATCAGGGCGGTCATCTGTTGACTCAGTCCAATACCAGCAGCCGCGATCTGAACGACGCGCAGTTGAAATATGCCAGCGATGTGGAAGGACGCATTCAGCGCCGTATCGAATCGATCCTTTCGCCAATCGTCGGCAACGGCAACGTCCATGCTCAGGTTACTGCGCAGCTGGATTTTGCCAACAAAGAGCAGACGGAAGAGCAATACCGTCCGAACGGCGACGCATCGCAGGCCGTGCTGCGCTCACGCCAGCTTAATGAAAGCGAGCAAATCGGCTCCGGCTATCCGGGCGGCGTACCGGGTGCGCTGTCGAATCAGCCTGCGCCGGCGAATGCTGCGCCGATCAGCACACCGCCTGCTAATCAGCAAAACGCGCAGAACACGCAGACGACCAACAATACGAACAGCAATGTGCCGCGCAATACGCAGCGCAACGAAACCAGTAACTACGAAGTGGATCGCACCATTCGCCACACCAAACTGAACGTGGGCGATGTGCAGCGACTCTCCGTGGCGGTCGTGGTGAACTACCGCGCCCTGCCGGACGGCAAACCGCTGCCGTTAACCACGGAACAGATGAAGCAGATCGAAGATCTGACCCGCGAAGCAATGGGCTTCTCCGACAAACGCGGCGATACCCTTAACGTGGTGAACTCACCGTTTACCGCAACGGACGACCTGGGCGGCGAACTGCCATTCTGGAAACAGCAAGCCTTTATTGAGCAGTTGATCTCCGCAGGTCGCTGGCTCCTGGTTCTGCTGGTTGCCTGGATTCTGTGGCGCAAAGCGGTTCGACCGCAGCTTGCTCGCCGCGCTGAAGAGACGAAAGCCGCACAGGAACAGGCGCAGGTTCGTCAGGAAACCGAAGAAGCGGTAGAAGTTCGCCTCAGCAAAGACGAACAGACCCAGCAGCGCCGGGCGAACCAGCGTCTGGGCGCAGAAGTGATGAGCCAGCGTATTCGCGAAATGTCAGATAACGATCCGCGCGTCGTGGCGCTGGTCATTCGCCAGTGGATGAATAACGATCATGAGCAATAA
- the fliQ gene encoding flagellar biosynthesis protein FliQ — protein sequence MTPESVMMIGTEAMKVALALAAPLLLVALFTGLIISILQAATQINEMTLSFIPKIVAVFTAIIVAGPWMLNLLLDYVRTLFSNLPYIIG from the coding sequence ATGACACCCGAATCGGTCATGATGATAGGCACGGAGGCAATGAAGGTCGCGCTTGCGCTTGCCGCGCCTCTGCTGCTGGTTGCGCTGTTTACCGGCCTTATCATCAGTATTTTACAGGCCGCCACCCAGATCAACGAAATGACGCTGTCATTTATCCCGAAAATTGTGGCGGTATTTACGGCGATTATTGTGGCGGGCCCCTGGATGCTTAACCTGCTGCTGGATTACGTGCGTACGCTGTTCAGTAACTTGCCGTATATCATCGGATAA
- the fliI gene encoding flagellar protein export ATPase FliI, translating into MTTRLTRWLNTLDNFEAKMAQLPAVRRYGRLTRATGLVLEATGLQLPLGATCVIERQDGTETREVESEVVGFNGQRLFLMPLEEVEGILPGARVYAKNIAGEGLQSGKQLPLGPALLGRVLDGGGKPLDGLPAPDTTETGALITQPFNPLQRTPIEHVLDTGVRPINALLTVGRGQRMGLFAGSGVGKSVLLGMMARYTRADVIVVGLIGERGREVKDFIENILGADGRARSVVIAAPADVSPLLRMQGAAYATRIAEDFRDRGQHVLLIMDSLTRYAMAQREIALAIGEPPATKGYPPSVFAKLPALVERAGNGIHGGGSITAFYTVLTEGDDQQDPIADSARAILDGHIVLSRRLAEAGHYPAIDIEASISRAMTSLITEQHYARVRNFKQLLSSFQRNRDLVSVGAYAKGSDPMLDKAIALWPQLEAFLQQGIFERADWEDSLQALELIFPTV; encoded by the coding sequence ATGACTACGCGCCTGACCCGCTGGCTGAATACGCTGGATAACTTCGAAGCCAAAATGGCGCAGCTCCCGGCGGTGCGTCGCTACGGGAGGCTGACCCGCGCCACCGGTCTGGTGCTGGAAGCCACCGGCTTGCAGCTGCCGCTCGGCGCGACCTGCGTCATTGAGCGGCAGGACGGGACGGAAACACGCGAAGTGGAAAGCGAAGTCGTCGGCTTTAATGGCCAGCGTCTGTTTTTAATGCCGCTGGAAGAGGTCGAAGGCATTCTTCCCGGCGCACGCGTTTACGCAAAAAATATTGCCGGGGAAGGTCTGCAAAGCGGAAAACAGCTGCCGCTCGGCCCTGCCCTGCTGGGGCGCGTGCTGGACGGCGGCGGCAAGCCGCTGGATGGTCTTCCCGCGCCAGACACCACGGAAACCGGCGCGTTAATCACTCAGCCATTCAACCCCTTGCAGCGAACGCCTATTGAGCATGTGCTGGATACCGGCGTCCGCCCCATCAACGCGCTGCTTACCGTCGGACGCGGACAGCGTATGGGGCTGTTTGCCGGTTCCGGCGTGGGTAAAAGCGTTCTGCTCGGCATGATGGCGCGCTATACCCGCGCGGACGTTATCGTCGTCGGACTGATTGGCGAACGTGGCCGCGAAGTTAAAGATTTTATCGAAAACATTCTGGGCGCTGACGGGCGCGCGCGTTCGGTGGTGATTGCCGCGCCTGCGGACGTCTCGCCACTGCTGCGAATGCAGGGAGCGGCCTATGCCACGCGTATTGCCGAGGATTTCCGCGATCGCGGGCAGCACGTACTGCTGATCATGGACTCCCTGACCCGCTACGCGATGGCGCAGCGTGAGATTGCGCTGGCGATCGGCGAACCGCCTGCAACCAAAGGGTATCCGCCTTCGGTCTTCGCAAAATTACCTGCGCTGGTGGAACGTGCGGGGAACGGCATTCACGGCGGCGGCTCCATCACCGCGTTTTATACGGTATTGACCGAAGGCGACGATCAGCAGGACCCAATCGCCGACTCGGCGCGTGCGATCCTGGATGGACACATTGTGTTATCCCGTCGTCTGGCCGAAGCCGGTCACTACCCGGCCATTGATATTGAAGCGTCGATCAGCCGTGCAATGACGTCGCTGATCACCGAGCAACACTATGCACGCGTACGGAATTTCAAACAGTTGCTGTCCAGTTTCCAGCGTAACCGCGATTTGGTGAGCGTCGGCGCGTATGCCAAAGGCAGCGATCCCATGCTGGATAAAGCCATCGCGCTGTGGCCGCAGCTGGAGGCGTTTTTGCAACAAGGTATTTTCGAACGAGCCGACTGGGAAGATTCTCTCCAGGCGCTGGAACTGATTTTCCCGACGGTGTGA
- the fliP gene encoding flagellar type III secretion system pore protein FliP (The bacterial flagellar biogenesis protein FliP forms a type III secretion system (T3SS)-type pore required for flagellar assembly.) produces the protein MRRLLSLTLMALWFISPAAFAQLPGLVSQPLPGGGQSWSLPVQTLVFITSLTFLPAILLMMTSFTRIIIVFGLLRNALGTPSAPPNQVLLGLALFLTFFIMSPVIDKIYVDAWQPFSEEKISMQEALEKGAQPLREFMLRQTREADLGLFARLANSGPLQGPEAVPMRILLPAYVTSELKTAFQIGFTIFIPFLIIDLVIASVLMALGMMMVPPATIALPFKLMLFVLVDGWQLLVGSLAQSFYS, from the coding sequence ATGCGCCGTTTGTTATCCCTCACGCTGATGGCTTTGTGGTTTATCAGCCCTGCCGCGTTCGCACAATTACCCGGACTGGTCAGCCAACCGCTACCCGGCGGCGGGCAAAGCTGGTCCCTGCCGGTACAGACGCTGGTCTTTATTACGTCACTGACGTTCCTGCCCGCCATTTTGCTGATGATGACCAGCTTTACCCGCATCATTATCGTCTTCGGCTTGCTGCGAAACGCGCTGGGAACGCCCTCTGCGCCGCCAAACCAGGTGCTTCTCGGACTGGCGCTGTTCTTGACGTTTTTTATTATGTCGCCGGTTATCGACAAAATTTACGTGGATGCCTGGCAGCCTTTCAGCGAAGAGAAGATTTCCATGCAGGAAGCGCTGGAAAAAGGCGCTCAGCCGCTGCGGGAGTTTATGCTGCGGCAAACCCGTGAGGCTGACCTGGGCCTGTTCGCGCGTCTGGCAAACAGCGGTCCGCTACAGGGGCCGGAAGCCGTGCCGATGCGAATTTTGCTCCCGGCCTACGTCACCAGCGAGTTAAAAACCGCTTTTCAGATCGGTTTTACGATTTTCATCCCCTTCCTGATTATCGATCTGGTTATCGCCAGCGTGTTGATGGCGCTCGGGATGATGATGGTGCCGCCGGCCACCATTGCGCTGCCGTTTAAGCTTATGCTTTTTGTCCTGGTCGACGGCTGGCAGTTGCTCGTTGGCTCTCTTGCCCAAAGTTTTTACAGTTAG
- the fliJ gene encoding flagellar export protein FliJ, with translation MAQHGALATLKDLAEKEVDDAALLLGEMRRGFQQAEEQLKMLIDYQHEYRNNLNADMGQGIASNRWINYQQFIQTLEKAIEQHRQQLTQWTQKVDVALNSWREKKQRLQAWQTLQDRQSAAALLAENRLDQKKMDEFAQRAAMRKTE, from the coding sequence ATGGCACAACATGGTGCGCTGGCAACATTAAAAGATCTGGCCGAGAAAGAAGTGGATGATGCCGCTCTCTTATTAGGGGAAATGCGACGCGGATTCCAGCAGGCGGAAGAACAACTGAAAATGCTGATCGATTATCAGCATGAGTATCGCAACAATCTCAATGCCGATATGGGCCAGGGGATTGCCAGCAACCGCTGGATTAACTATCAGCAATTTATTCAGACGCTGGAGAAGGCCATTGAGCAGCATCGCCAGCAGCTGACGCAGTGGACACAAAAAGTGGACGTGGCGCTGAACAGCTGGCGTGAAAAGAAACAACGGCTTCAGGCCTGGCAGACCTTACAGGACAGACAAAGTGCGGCAGCGTTATTGGCTGAAAACCGCCTGGATCAGAAAAAAATGGATGAATTTGCTCAGCGTGCTGCAATGAGGAAAACCGAATGA
- the fliN gene encoding flagellar motor switch protein FliN translates to MSDMNNPSDENTGALDDLWADALNEQKTTTSKSAADAVFQQLGGGDVSGNLQDIDLIMDIPVKLTVELGRTRMTIKELLRLTQGSVVALDGLAGEPLDILINGYLIAQGEVVVVADKYGVRITDIITPSERMRRLSR, encoded by the coding sequence ATGAGTGACATGAATAATCCGTCCGATGAGAATACCGGCGCATTGGACGATCTGTGGGCTGACGCGTTAAACGAGCAAAAAACAACGACCAGCAAAAGCGCAGCCGATGCAGTCTTCCAGCAGTTGGGCGGCGGCGACGTCAGTGGAAACCTACAGGATATCGATTTAATCATGGATATTCCGGTCAAGCTGACCGTGGAGCTGGGTCGTACGCGCATGACCATCAAAGAGCTGCTGCGACTGACGCAGGGGTCGGTGGTCGCGCTGGACGGACTGGCAGGCGAGCCGTTGGATATTCTGATTAACGGCTACCTGATTGCCCAGGGTGAAGTCGTGGTGGTCGCCGATAAATACGGCGTGCGCATCACGGATATCATCACGCCGTCTGAACGTATGCGTCGTCTGAGCCGTTAA
- the fliE gene encoding flagellar hook-basal body complex protein FliE encodes MSAIQGIEGVISQLQATAMSARAQDALPQPTVSFAGQLHAALNRISDTQTTARVQAEKFTLGEPGIALNDVMTDMQKASVSMQMGIQVRNKLMSAYQEVMSMQV; translated from the coding sequence ATGTCAGCAATACAGGGGATTGAAGGGGTTATCAGCCAGCTACAGGCAACGGCGATGTCCGCACGGGCGCAAGACGCGCTGCCGCAACCAACCGTAAGTTTTGCCGGTCAACTGCATGCGGCACTGAATCGCATCAGTGACACGCAAACCACCGCGCGCGTACAGGCAGAAAAATTTACTCTGGGTGAGCCAGGCATTGCGCTTAATGATGTGATGACCGATATGCAAAAAGCGTCTGTCTCAATGCAGATGGGTATTCAGGTACGCAACAAACTGATGTCGGCGTACCAGGAAGTGATGTCGATGCAGGTGTAG
- the fliG gene encoding flagellar motor switch protein FliG, which produces MSNKLTGTDKSVILLMTIGEDRAAEVFKHLSTREVQTLSSAMANVRQISNKQLTDVLAEFEQEAEQFAALNINANEYLRSVLVKALGEERAASLLEDILETRDTASGIETLNFMEPQSAADLIRDEHPQIIATILVHLKRGQAADILALFDERLRHDVMLRIATFGGVQPAALAELTEVLNGLLDGQNLKRSKMGGVRTAAEIINLMKTQQEEAVISAVREFDGELAQKIIDEMFLFENLVEVDDRSIQRLLQEVDSESLLIALKGAEPPLREKFLRNMSQRAADILRDDLANRGPVRLSQVENEQKAILLIVRRLAETGEMVIGSGEDTYV; this is translated from the coding sequence ATGAGCAATAAACTTACCGGCACCGATAAAAGCGTCATCCTGCTGATGACCATTGGCGAAGACCGTGCGGCAGAGGTGTTTAAGCACCTCTCCACGCGCGAAGTGCAAACCCTGAGTTCAGCAATGGCGAACGTGCGCCAGATTTCCAACAAACAGCTGACCGATGTGCTGGCGGAATTTGAGCAAGAAGCCGAACAGTTTGCCGCACTCAACATCAACGCCAACGAATACCTGCGTTCCGTGCTGGTTAAAGCGCTGGGTGAAGAACGTGCCGCCAGCCTGCTGGAAGATATCCTCGAAACGCGGGATACCGCCAGCGGTATTGAAACGCTCAACTTTATGGAGCCGCAAAGCGCCGCCGACCTTATCCGCGACGAACACCCGCAGATTATCGCCACCATCCTGGTGCATCTCAAACGCGGCCAGGCCGCCGATATTCTGGCGCTGTTCGACGAACGTCTGCGCCACGATGTCATGCTGCGTATCGCGACCTTCGGCGGCGTACAGCCAGCCGCACTGGCGGAACTGACCGAAGTGTTGAATGGTCTGCTCGACGGTCAGAACCTCAAGCGCAGCAAAATGGGCGGCGTGAGAACCGCGGCAGAAATCATCAACCTGATGAAAACCCAGCAGGAAGAGGCGGTTATCAGCGCCGTACGCGAATTCGACGGCGAGCTGGCGCAGAAAATTATCGACGAAATGTTCCTGTTCGAAAATCTGGTGGAAGTCGACGATCGCAGCATCCAGCGTCTGTTGCAGGAAGTGGATTCCGAGTCGTTGCTGATCGCCCTGAAAGGCGCCGAGCCGCCGCTACGCGAGAAATTCCTGCGCAACATGTCGCAGCGTGCTGCCGATATTCTGCGCGACGACCTCGCCAACCGTGGCCCGGTACGTCTGTCTCAGGTGGAGAACGAACAGAAAGCCATTCTGCTTATTGTGCGTCGTCTGGCGGAAACCGGCGAAATGGTAATCGGCAGCGGCGAGGATACCTATGTCTAA
- the fliH gene encoding flagellar assembly protein FliH, whose protein sequence is MSNELPWQVWTPDDLVPPLAEFVPMEHSDEPIAIDDEPELSAEQQLEQQLAQLKMQAHEQGYNAGLAEGRQKGHEQGYQEGLAQGLEQGQTQARAQQAPLNARMQQLVSEFQNTLDALDSVIASRLMQMALEAARQVIGQTPAVDNSALIKQIQQLLQQEPLFSGKPQLRVHPDDLQRVEEMLGATLSLHGWRLRGDPTLHHGGCKVSADEGDLDASVATRWQELCRLAAPGVV, encoded by the coding sequence ATGTCTAACGAATTGCCGTGGCAGGTCTGGACACCGGACGATCTCGTCCCTCCCCTGGCCGAGTTTGTGCCAATGGAGCACAGCGACGAACCGATAGCCATCGATGACGAACCGGAGCTGAGTGCCGAACAGCAGCTTGAGCAGCAACTGGCGCAGCTGAAAATGCAGGCGCACGAGCAAGGGTATAACGCGGGCCTCGCCGAAGGTCGCCAGAAAGGCCACGAACAGGGCTATCAGGAAGGATTAGCGCAAGGGCTGGAGCAAGGCCAGACGCAGGCGCGCGCTCAACAGGCGCCGCTGAATGCCCGAATGCAGCAACTGGTCAGCGAGTTTCAGAATACGCTGGACGCGCTGGACAGCGTGATTGCCTCGCGCCTGATGCAAATGGCGCTGGAAGCCGCTCGCCAGGTGATCGGCCAGACGCCAGCGGTGGACAACTCCGCGCTCATTAAACAGATCCAGCAATTGTTGCAACAGGAACCGTTGTTCAGCGGGAAACCGCAATTACGCGTTCACCCGGATGATTTACAGCGCGTCGAAGAGATGCTCGGAGCCACGCTCAGCCTGCACGGCTGGCGTTTGCGCGGCGATCCCACGCTGCATCATGGCGGCTGTAAAGTGTCCGCCGATGAAGGCGATCTGGACGCCAGCGTCGCCACGCGTTGGCAAGAACTCTGCCGCCTGGCGGCTCCCGGAGTCGTCTGA
- the fliL gene encoding flagellar basal body-associated protein FliL, translating into MTDSAINRKSKRSIWIPLLVLITLAACATAGYSYWRMQEHPTASATAAPPPPPAPVFFALDTFTVNLGDADRVLYIGITLRLKDEVTRARLSEYLPEVRSRLLLLFSRQDATALSTEAGKQTLIAAIKETLSTPLVAGQPKQEVTDVLYTAFILR; encoded by the coding sequence ATGACTGACTCCGCGATTAACAGAAAGAGCAAACGCTCAATTTGGATCCCTTTGCTGGTGTTGATTACTCTTGCCGCCTGCGCAACCGCTGGCTATAGCTACTGGCGGATGCAGGAGCACCCGACCGCCAGCGCTACCGCGGCCCCGCCACCGCCGCCAGCGCCCGTATTTTTCGCGCTGGATACGTTTACCGTCAATCTGGGCGATGCCGATCGCGTGCTGTATATCGGGATTACGCTGCGCCTGAAGGACGAAGTGACGCGCGCGCGTCTGAGCGAATATCTGCCAGAAGTGCGCAGCCGTCTGTTGCTGCTGTTTTCGCGTCAGGATGCCACTGCGCTTTCGACGGAAGCCGGGAAGCAGACGCTGATCGCGGCAATCAAAGAAACGCTCTCTACTCCGCTCGTTGCTGGACAACCGAAACAGGAAGTCACCGACGTTCTTTATACAGCTTTCATTCTGCGGTAA
- the fliM gene encoding flagellar motor switch protein FliM produces the protein MGDSILSQAEIDALLNGDSEAKDEPTPGGVGDNDIRPYDPNTQRRVVRERLQALEIINERFARQFRMGLFNLLRRSPDITVGAIRIQPYHEFARNLPVPTNLNLIHLKPLRGTGLVVFSPSLVFIAVDNLFGGDGRFPTKVEGREFTHTEQRVINRMLKLALESYSDAWKAINPLEVEYVRSEMQVKFTNITTSPNDIVVNTPFHVEIGNLTGEFNICLPFSMIEPLRELLVNPPLENSRHEDQNWRDNLVRQVQHSELELVANFADIPLRLSQILKLKPGDVLPIEKPDRIIAHVDGVPVLTSQYGTVNGQYALRVEHLINPILNSLNEEQPK, from the coding sequence ATGGGCGATAGTATTCTTTCTCAGGCTGAAATCGATGCGCTGCTCAACGGCGACAGCGAGGCCAAAGACGAACCCACCCCTGGCGGCGTGGGCGACAATGATATTCGTCCTTATGATCCCAATACACAGCGTCGCGTGGTGCGCGAGCGCCTACAGGCGCTGGAGATCATTAACGAACGTTTCGCGCGTCAATTCCGTATGGGGCTGTTTAACCTGCTGCGTCGCAGCCCGGATATTACCGTGGGCGCGATCCGCATTCAGCCATATCACGAATTTGCGCGTAATTTACCCGTACCGACCAACCTGAACCTGATCCATCTGAAGCCGCTGCGCGGTACGGGTCTGGTGGTGTTCTCGCCGAGTCTGGTGTTTATCGCCGTGGATAACCTGTTTGGCGGCGACGGGCGTTTTCCGACCAAAGTGGAAGGTCGTGAGTTTACGCATACCGAACAGCGCGTTATCAACCGCATGCTGAAGCTGGCGCTTGAAAGCTACAGCGACGCGTGGAAAGCGATCAACCCGCTGGAAGTGGAGTACGTTCGCTCTGAGATGCAGGTGAAATTCACCAATATCACCACCTCTCCGAACGACATTGTGGTGAACACACCGTTCCACGTCGAAATTGGCAACCTGACAGGCGAGTTCAACATCTGCCTGCCTTTCAGCATGATTGAGCCGCTGCGGGAGCTGTTGGTGAACCCGCCGCTGGAAAACTCGCGTCATGAAGATCAGAACTGGCGCGACAATCTGGTGCGTCAGGTTCAGCATTCAGAGCTGGAACTGGTGGCGAACTTTGCTGACATCCCGCTGCGCCTTTCCCAGATATTAAAGCTGAAACCCGGCGACGTGCTGCCGATTGAAAAACCCGACCGCATTATTGCTCATGTGGACGGCGTACCTGTACTGACCAGCCAGTATGGCACCGTGAACGGTCAGTATGCGTTGCGCGTAGAGCATTTGATCAACCCGATTTTGAATTCGCTGAATGAGGAACAGCCCAAATGA
- the fliO gene encoding flagellar biosynthetic protein FliO: MKTQATVSQPSAVSGSPLVQVSGALFGIIVLILVAAWVIKRLGFAPKGAGTRGLKVSASTSLGPRERVVIVDVEDARLVLGVTATQVNVLHTLPPAPVVAEEKPAAPADFQAMMKSLLKRSGRS, encoded by the coding sequence ATGAAAACCCAGGCTACCGTTTCACAGCCCTCTGCCGTATCAGGCTCGCCGTTAGTTCAGGTGAGCGGCGCGCTGTTTGGGATCATCGTGTTGATTCTGGTCGCAGCCTGGGTCATTAAACGCCTGGGGTTTGCGCCCAAAGGCGCCGGTACGCGAGGGTTGAAAGTGTCAGCCAGCACCTCGCTGGGCCCGCGTGAGCGCGTGGTCATTGTCGATGTTGAAGACGCTCGGCTGGTACTGGGCGTCACGGCCACGCAAGTCAATGTGTTGCATACCCTCCCCCCTGCGCCTGTCGTTGCAGAAGAAAAACCGGCCGCCCCTGCGGATTTCCAGGCCATGATGAAGAGTTTGTTGAAGCGTTCCGGGAGATCCTGA